In Spiroplasma chinense, a single window of DNA contains:
- the fusA gene encoding elongation factor G: protein MPREFSLDMTRNFGIMAHIDAGKTTTTERILFHTGKIHKIGETHEGESQMDWMAQEQERGITITSAATTAFWADHRFNIIDTPGHVDFTVEVERSLRVLDGAVAVLDGQSGVEPQTETVWRQATTYKVPRIVFVNKMDKTGADFIYSVKSIGDRLGAKASPIQLPIGAEDQFSGIIDLVEMQAWGFDGAADEIAKEIEIPADLKDLAEELRMQLIESAVEYDEELMMKFLDGGEITVEELKRAIRKGVLSAEFFPVLAGSAFKNKGVKLLLNAVVDYLPSPLDVPAIKGTLEDGSEDVRKADDSEPFSALAFKIMTDPFVGKLTFFRVYSGVLNKGSYVLNATKDKKERVGRLLKMHANNREEIEEVYAGDIAAAVGLKDTTTGDTLTDEKHPIVLESMVFPEPVIHLALEPKTKADQEKLGIALNKLSDEDPTFRTYTDEETGQTIIAGMGELHLDIIVDRLKREFKVESNVGAPQVSYRETIRAAAKVEGKYVKQSGGRGQYGHVVIEFEPNPDKGFEWVDKIVGGKISKEYINAARVGLENALQNGVVAGFPMIDVKATIVDGSYHDVDSNEMAYKIAASMALKEAAKKTNPVLLEPIMSVEVTVPDEYYGDVMGNISSKRGLIEGSEQRGNAQTVKAKVPLSEMFGYATELRSFTQGRGNYTMIFSHYNEAPKSIAEEIIKKAGK from the coding sequence ATGCCAAGAGAATTTAGTTTAGATATGACTCGTAACTTTGGTATCATGGCTCATATTGATGCTGGTAAAACAACAACAACAGAACGTATTTTATTCCATACTGGTAAAATTCATAAAATTGGTGAAACTCACGAAGGTGAATCACAAATGGACTGAATGGCACAAGAACAAGAACGTGGAATTACAATTACTTCTGCTGCTACAACAGCATTCTGAGCAGACCACCGTTTCAACATTATCGATACTCCAGGTCACGTTGACTTCACAGTTGAAGTTGAAAGATCACTTAGAGTTTTAGATGGTGCTGTTGCTGTTCTTGATGGACAAAGTGGAGTTGAACCTCAAACAGAAACTGTTTGAAGACAAGCTACAACATATAAAGTACCAAGAATCGTATTCGTTAACAAAATGGATAAAACTGGGGCAGACTTTATATACTCAGTTAAATCAATTGGAGATAGATTGGGAGCAAAAGCTTCACCAATTCAATTACCAATTGGTGCAGAAGATCAATTCTCAGGAATCATTGACTTAGTAGAAATGCAAGCATGAGGATTTGATGGAGCAGCTGATGAAATTGCAAAAGAAATTGAAATTCCTGCTGACTTAAAAGATTTAGCAGAAGAATTAAGAATGCAATTAATCGAAAGTGCGGTTGAATATGACGAAGAATTAATGATGAAATTCTTAGATGGTGGAGAAATCACTGTTGAAGAATTAAAAAGAGCTATCCGTAAAGGTGTTCTTTCAGCAGAATTCTTCCCAGTATTAGCTGGATCTGCTTTCAAAAACAAAGGTGTTAAATTATTACTTAACGCAGTTGTTGATTACTTACCTTCACCATTAGACGTTCCAGCTATTAAAGGAACTTTAGAAGATGGTAGTGAAGATGTAAGAAAAGCTGATGATAGTGAACCTTTCTCAGCTTTAGCTTTCAAAATTATGACAGACCCATTTGTTGGTAAATTAACATTCTTTAGAGTTTACTCTGGAGTATTAAACAAAGGTAGTTATGTTTTAAATGCTACAAAAGACAAAAAAGAAAGAGTTGGACGTCTTCTAAAAATGCACGCAAATAACCGTGAAGAAATTGAAGAAGTTTATGCTGGAGATATCGCAGCAGCTGTTGGATTAAAAGATACAACAACTGGAGATACTTTAACTGATGAAAAACACCCAATTGTTCTTGAATCAATGGTGTTCCCAGAACCAGTTATCCACTTAGCTCTTGAACCAAAAACAAAAGCTGACCAAGAAAAACTTGGAATTGCTTTAAACAAACTTTCAGACGAGGATCCAACTTTCAGAACATATACTGATGAAGAAACTGGACAAACAATCATCGCTGGTATGGGTGAACTTCACTTAGATATCATTGTTGACCGTTTAAAACGTGAATTCAAAGTTGAATCTAACGTAGGGGCACCTCAAGTTTCATACCGTGAAACAATTCGTGCTGCTGCAAAAGTTGAAGGAAAATACGTTAAACAATCAGGGGGACGTGGACAATATGGTCACGTTGTGATTGAATTCGAACCAAACCCAGACAAAGGGTTTGAATGAGTTGACAAAATTGTTGGGGGTAAAATCTCAAAAGAATACATCAACGCTGCAAGAGTTGGGCTGGAAAATGCCCTACAAAACGGAGTTGTTGCAGGGTTCCCAATGATAGATGTTAAAGCAACTATCGTTGATGGATCATACCATGATGTCGACTCAAACGAAATGGCATATAAAATTGCCGCTTCAATGGCATTGAAAGAAGCTGCTAAAAAAACTAACCCAGTTTTATTAGAACCAATTATGTCAGTTGAAGTTACTGTACCAGATGAATACTACGGAGATGTAATGGGTAACATTTCATCAAAACGTGGACTAATCGAAGGTTCAGAACAAAGAGGAAATGCTCAAACAGTTAAAGCAAAAGTTCCATTATCAGAAATGTTTGGATACGCTACTGAATTAAGATCATTTACTCAAGGACGTGGAAATTACACTATGATTTTCAGTCACTACAACGAAGCTCCAAAAAGCATCGCTGAAGAAATTATCAAAAAAGCAGGTAAATAG
- the rpsG gene encoding 30S ribosomal protein S7: MRKHQAEKRDVLPDPVYNSKLVTKAVNKIMLDGRRGTAQHILYKAFEKIQEKTGTSPIEVFNKAIENIKPHLELKVRRIGGANYQVPIEVSTDRKVTLALRWLINYSRLRNEKEMIDRLANEIIDASNGIGGSVKKREDTHKMAEANKAFAHYRW, from the coding sequence ATGCGTAAACATCAAGCAGAAAAAAGAGATGTGCTTCCAGATCCAGTTTATAACTCAAAATTAGTTACTAAAGCTGTTAACAAAATTATGTTAGACGGAAGACGTGGAACTGCACAACACATCTTATATAAAGCTTTTGAAAAAATTCAAGAAAAAACTGGAACTAGTCCAATTGAAGTTTTCAACAAAGCTATAGAAAACATTAAACCTCACTTAGAACTTAAAGTTCGTCGTATTGGGGGAGCTAACTATCAAGTACCAATTGAAGTTTCAACAGATAGAAAAGTTACTTTAGCATTAAGATGATTAATTAACTATTCAAGATTAAGAAACGAAAAAGAAATGATAGATAGATTAGCAAACGAAATTATTGATGCATCAAACGGTATTGGTGGATCTGTTAAAAAACGTGAAGATACTCACAAAATGGCAGAAGCTAATAAAGCGTTTGCACATTATCGTTGATAA
- the rpsL gene encoding 30S ribosomal protein S12, which yields MATINQLVRKPRKAKTWKTKAPALNRGVNTLLKKVTKISSPQKRGVCTRVATMTPKKPNSALRKYARVRLTNGMEVTAYIPGEGHNLQEHSVVLIRGGRVKDLPGVRYHIIRGTLDTTGVNGRMQSRSLYGTKRPKEKK from the coding sequence ATGGCAACAATTAACCAATTGGTTAGAAAACCAAGAAAAGCAAAAACTTGAAAAACTAAAGCACCCGCTTTAAACAGAGGAGTTAACACTTTATTAAAAAAAGTTACTAAAATTTCTTCACCTCAAAAAAGAGGAGTTTGTACAAGGGTTGCAACTATGACACCTAAAAAACCTAACTCTGCGCTACGTAAATATGCAAGGGTTAGATTAACAAACGGAATGGAAGTTACAGCTTATATTCCAGGAGAAGGTCACAACCTACAAGAACATAGTGTTGTTTTAATCCGTGGGGGAAGGGTAAAAGATTTACCTGGGGTACGTTACCACATTATTCGTGGAACACTTGATACTACTGGAGTTAACGGTAGAATGCAATCTCGTTCATTATACGGAACAAAAAGACCTAAAGAAAAAAAATAA
- a CDS encoding ABC transporter ATP-binding protein yields the protein MIEVKKLTKTFFNGNGVRNISFTIKRGDIVGMVGDNGAGKSTIIKSIFNEYKKDSGELFYDGVPMKKTLFKEASFFPDQSLYPNNITVKNFCLYSGILSGLKNKESKVRTDQLLKYLGLVEYRNKTFKKLSAGMQKRALLAITMVSDPNIIIFDEPTANLDVSTRVEFMELIKKLARQDKIILITSHIINELQGLINKLIIIKEGELVFGQYLAQNDNILDIYKKFTKANGEQKGMKNILDVFSS from the coding sequence ATGATAGAAGTAAAGAAACTCACAAAGACATTTTTTAACGGGAATGGTGTACGAAATATTTCTTTTACAATAAAAAGAGGAGATATTGTTGGGATGGTTGGAGATAATGGAGCTGGAAAATCAACCATTATTAAATCAATATTCAATGAATATAAAAAAGACTCAGGTGAATTATTTTATGATGGTGTACCAATGAAAAAAACTCTTTTTAAAGAAGCGTCTTTCTTCCCGGATCAAAGTTTGTATCCAAACAATATAACTGTTAAAAATTTTTGTCTATATTCTGGTATTCTTTCTGGTTTAAAAAATAAAGAATCAAAAGTAAGAACAGATCAATTGTTAAAATACCTAGGATTGGTTGAATATAGAAATAAGACATTTAAAAAATTATCTGCAGGTATGCAAAAGAGAGCTTTGCTTGCAATTACTATGGTTTCAGACCCAAATATTATAATTTTTGATGAACCTACTGCAAATTTAGATGTTTCTACACGAGTTGAATTTATGGAGTTGATCAAAAAACTTGCAAGACAAGATAAAATAATTTTGATAACTAGTCATATCATTAACGAACTACAAGGTTTAATTAATAAATTGATTATTATAAAAGAAGGAGAATTGGTTTTTGGGCAATATCTTGCTCAAAATGACAATATTCTAGATATTTATAAGAAATTTACAAAAGCAAATGGTGAGCAAAAGGGTATGAAAAATATATTAGATGTATTTTCTAGTTAA
- a CDS encoding FtsX-like permease family protein, with the protein MFKVIFLQFKSNWKNHLITFITLMLSTLLLATFSLLLINTLYVIANNEFNNKLEGIQLLSTFSSLCGIVFFMSYFSLFGSIKLSVKLRLKQHRQLRIIGFTSGNIKNQIFVENLVMSCFTTLISLFLAIPIANLIISIFKNQGLVNEQFYLKRNFSFQWIYIVMTIGFTILIGFISTLDIKKLVNIKEFSLAKENNQKAEKVKITFGVITLLMSTALISNKATMIDGLGQNISILSVMLFLVSFALIGKWFFLGFVLFNLKLFKGIIFQNTFKSLKFNIEKIIGPITLLMSLLLFSNFSITTVLMGVEEKHNLINAVSLALIVGSFNLLIGINLIFLYFSNKNIENEALIKIGYTKKQVKISTLLEYFSAVLFAILTSIPFILIINIIICAYNNWTIKPISDLILFGQVNGALLGILILVGICLIIKKTK; encoded by the coding sequence ATGTTTAAAGTTATATTTCTACAGTTCAAGTCTAATTGAAAAAATCATCTAATAACTTTTATAACTTTAATGTTATCAACACTATTACTTGCAACTTTTAGTTTGTTATTGATAAATACCTTGTATGTCATTGCAAACAATGAATTTAACAATAAATTAGAAGGTATACAACTTTTATCTACCTTTTCTTCACTTTGTGGAATAGTATTTTTTATGTCTTATTTTAGTTTATTTGGGAGTATAAAACTGTCAGTTAAATTGAGATTAAAACAACACAGACAGTTAAGAATTATTGGATTTACAAGTGGTAATATTAAAAACCAAATTTTTGTTGAAAATTTGGTTATGTCTTGTTTTACGACTTTAATTTCATTATTTTTAGCAATACCAATAGCAAACCTAATTATAAGTATTTTTAAAAACCAAGGGTTAGTAAATGAGCAATTTTATTTAAAGAGAAATTTTAGTTTTCAATGAATATATATTGTAATGACTATAGGTTTTACAATCCTAATAGGATTTATATCTACTCTTGATATAAAAAAACTTGTTAATATAAAAGAATTTAGTTTAGCAAAAGAAAATAATCAAAAAGCTGAAAAAGTAAAAATTACTTTTGGAGTTATTACATTGTTAATGTCTACAGCACTTATTTCCAATAAAGCTACAATGATTGATGGATTAGGACAAAACATTTCAATATTATCTGTCATGTTATTTTTGGTTTCTTTTGCATTGATAGGTAAATGATTTTTCTTAGGATTTGTATTATTTAATCTAAAGTTATTTAAAGGTATTATTTTTCAAAATACCTTTAAATCTCTAAAATTTAATATCGAAAAGATCATAGGTCCAATTACTCTATTGATGTCTTTGTTGTTATTTTCAAATTTTTCAATAACAACAGTTTTGATGGGTGTTGAAGAAAAACATAACCTAATAAATGCTGTTAGTTTAGCGTTAATTGTTGGAAGTTTTAACCTTCTAATCGGTATTAATTTAATTTTTCTATATTTTTCAAATAAAAATATAGAAAATGAAGCACTAATAAAAATTGGTTATACAAAGAAACAAGTCAAAATTTCAACTTTATTAGAATATTTTAGTGCTGTATTATTTGCGATTCTAACTTCAATCCCCTTTATTTTAATTATTAACATTATCATTTGTGCCTATAACAATTGAACAATAAAACCAATAAGTGATCTAATTCTGTTTGGTCAAGTTAATGGGGCTTTACTGGGTATTTTGATTTTAGTGGGTATATGTTTAATAATTAAAAAAACTAAATAA
- a CDS encoding ABC transporter ATP-binding protein: MNSNLAISFKDLEKSFNDKKILKTININLLSKNFTAIMGPSGSGKTTLLNVASGLEEPTRGSVWIENTNMSLLKEPELTKFRRKNISYIFQDYNLIPYLNVWDNITIVNKLSKQKIDEQQVFKIIEKVGLKDFEKINVEKLSGGQKQRVAVARALASHSKIIFADEPTGALDIKTRNEVIELLKTNAKEFGKTLFVVTHDPFVASQADEVIFLVDGQVKKVVERPRVEEVMRNILELEKNV; the protein is encoded by the coding sequence ATGAATTCAAATTTAGCTATCTCGTTTAAAGATCTTGAAAAGAGCTTTAATGATAAAAAAATTTTAAAAACCATTAATATAAATTTGCTTAGCAAAAATTTTACTGCAATCATGGGACCATCAGGAAGCGGAAAAACTACTTTGCTAAATGTAGCTTCTGGTTTAGAAGAACCTACAAGAGGTTCTGTTTGAATAGAAAATACAAATATGAGTCTTTTAAAGGAACCTGAATTAACAAAATTCAGAAGAAAAAATATTAGTTATATTTTTCAAGATTATAATTTAATACCTTATTTAAATGTATGAGATAACATAACTATTGTTAATAAACTTTCAAAGCAAAAGATAGATGAACAACAAGTGTTTAAAATTATTGAAAAAGTAGGACTGAAAGATTTTGAAAAAATTAATGTAGAAAAACTTTCAGGAGGTCAAAAACAAAGAGTTGCAGTAGCAAGAGCTTTGGCAAGTCATAGTAAAATTATTTTTGCTGATGAACCAACAGGAGCATTAGATATAAAAACAAGAAATGAAGTTATAGAATTATTAAAAACAAATGCAAAAGAGTTTGGTAAAACATTATTTGTTGTAACTCATGACCCTTTTGTTGCAAGTCAAGCAGATGAAGTAATTTTTTTAGTTGATGGTCAAGTCAAAAAAGTTGTTGAAAGACCAAGAGTTGAAGAAGTTATGAGAAATATTTTAGAATTAGAAAAAAATGTTTAA
- a CDS encoding ABC transporter ATP-binding protein: MTKLTNKYWYLILIFALISAVSNAGMVYGGYRLSSVLQGVFESDIKAVTRDTIIIGCSFIISFFTHYIASLVQVVTTKKLTIELKMLICAKINSLTDKEYDEYKKGDFISWLTKDVDTIGNLCFSSLFNVTKSLSAVVLATYAVFTFHWIIGLSMFGITLLMIILPSLFQGYVSKKVKNMSKQNEEFSQRIENLLNGYRIFSYSNEKRIFEKLIKVANVREQKAVASYGKASALQEFVLYGLFISSQMIMLFVSIFLSLNGQTEMGAMLAVTNIAGTFFNGVNGLFGSAFTIKAGSVIFKKFEFAKIDLDSQPRQIDFQSLQIENVNYAVEEKQIFSNLNLKIDANKKYLIVGESGKGKTTLFKLIFGLIDNYEGDLKINGELDYKSIESKDLKNLMAYLPQETIIFNDTLRNNISLFNEDISDDKIIKAIEQVNLTEWFKKHNLDSEINSESKNVSGGEMQRIAIARAIVQDKPIMILDEVTANLDKENREIIENLVGKLDKTVLYISHTTSAENNQNFNEVIKL; the protein is encoded by the coding sequence ATGACAAAATTAACGAATAAATATTGATATTTAATATTAATATTTGCATTAATTTCTGCAGTTTCAAATGCAGGAATGGTTTACGGTGGATATAGGTTATCTAGCGTACTACAAGGAGTTTTTGAAAGTGATATCAAAGCTGTTACAAGAGACACAATTATTATTGGGTGTTCTTTTATAATATCTTTTTTCACTCACTATATTGCAAGCTTAGTGCAAGTAGTAACAACTAAAAAATTAACAATTGAATTAAAAATGCTAATATGTGCAAAAATTAATTCTTTAACAGATAAAGAATATGATGAATATAAAAAAGGAGACTTTATTTCTTGATTAACAAAAGATGTAGATACAATTGGAAATCTTTGTTTCTCAAGTTTATTTAATGTAACTAAAAGTTTATCAGCTGTAGTTTTAGCAACTTATGCTGTATTTACTTTCCATTGAATAATTGGTCTATCAATGTTTGGAATCACTTTATTAATGATAATTTTACCTTCTTTATTTCAAGGTTATGTTTCAAAGAAAGTGAAGAACATGTCCAAACAAAATGAAGAGTTTTCACAAAGAATTGAAAACCTTCTTAACGGATATAGAATTTTTTCATACAGTAATGAAAAAAGAATATTTGAAAAACTTATTAAAGTTGCAAACGTAAGAGAACAAAAAGCTGTTGCATCTTACGGAAAAGCTTCAGCATTACAAGAGTTTGTACTTTATGGTTTATTCATATCTAGTCAAATGATAATGTTATTTGTTTCTATCTTTTTATCTTTAAATGGACAGACAGAAATGGGAGCAATGTTGGCAGTAACCAACATTGCAGGAACTTTCTTTAATGGTGTAAATGGATTATTTGGATCTGCATTTACTATTAAAGCAGGATCTGTAATATTTAAAAAATTTGAATTTGCAAAAATAGATCTAGATTCTCAACCAAGACAAATAGATTTTCAAAGTTTACAAATTGAAAATGTAAACTATGCAGTTGAGGAAAAACAAATCTTTAGCAACTTAAATTTAAAAATTGATGCAAACAAAAAATACTTAATTGTTGGAGAATCTGGAAAAGGTAAAACTACACTGTTTAAACTAATCTTTGGATTGATTGACAATTATGAAGGGGATTTAAAAATTAACGGTGAACTTGATTACAAATCAATTGAATCGAAAGATTTAAAAAACCTAATGGCTTACTTGCCTCAAGAAACAATTATTTTTAATGACACATTAAGAAATAATATTTCATTATTCAATGAAGATATTTCTGATGACAAAATAATTAAAGCTATTGAACAAGTAAATTTAACAGAGTGGTTTAAAAAACATAATTTAGATTCAGAAATTAATAGTGAATCTAAAAATGTTTCGGGTGGAGAAATGCAAAGAATTGCAATAGCAAGAGCAATTGTCCAAGACAAACCGATAATGATATTAGATGAGGTTACTGCAAATTTAGATAAAGAAAATAGAGAGATTATTGAAAATCTAGTGGGTAAACTAGATAAAACAGTTCTTTACATTTCTCACACAACTAGTGCAGAAAATAACCAAAACTTTAATGAAGTTATTAAACTTTAA
- a CDS encoding L-threonylcarbamoyladenylate synthase, with translation MKYMTNLETKRAIELINNNEIVILPTDTIYGISAKVSEENRLKINRLKESELDKPLIILVSSLEQAEKFIELSDKAIEFLNKTYPTTVIEYNKEKTKKNAVRLVKREDLVEVINQTGPIFSTSVNKTGQNFLSSLDEFKKFLNQDGIFWSGELSKNPSNIVDLTTNEKKR, from the coding sequence ATGAAATACATGACTAATCTTGAAACAAAAAGGGCAATAGAGTTAATAAATAACAATGAAATTGTTATATTACCAACTGATACGATTTATGGTATCAGTGCAAAAGTGTCTGAAGAAAATAGGTTAAAGATCAATCGCTTAAAAGAAAGCGAATTGGATAAACCATTAATTATTCTAGTTTCAAGTTTAGAGCAAGCTGAAAAGTTTATTGAACTTTCAGATAAAGCTATTGAATTTCTAAATAAAACTTATCCCACTACAGTTATTGAATATAACAAAGAAAAAACAAAAAAAAATGCTGTAAGGCTTGTTAAGAGAGAAGATTTGGTTGAAGTTATAAATCAAACTGGACCAATTTTCTCAACAAGCGTAAACAAAACAGGTCAAAATTTCTTGAGTTCGTTAGATGAATTCAAGAAATTTTTAAACCAAGATGGCATATTTTGATCGGGAGAATTGTCAAAAAACCCATCAAATATTGTGGATTTAACTACTAACGAGAAAAAAAGGTAG
- the prmC gene encoding peptide chain release factor N(5)-glutamine methyltransferase, whose amino-acid sequence MKSRDLFDKFKTIIDVNTFNEIIYHIKKTSTNLFPLEINLTDEEVDCFFNIVNKLEQGLPLAYVINSKYFFENTFYVNENVLIPRLETELIVEEVLNLDLKNKTLFDICTGSGCIGISLKLKESTLNLILSDISNESLEVCKRNLKSFGLEAQIFQADYLEVFDKSNQKPDIITINPPYIDKEDENVDMQTLKNEPHLALFAENKGLYFYETLFSKLEYLFNLNDDLKIVCEFGFEQKDILERQFKNLGVKYKIDFKKDYFNNWRYFVISN is encoded by the coding sequence ATGAAATCTAGAGATTTATTTGATAAGTTTAAAACAATAATTGATGTAAATACTTTTAACGAAATAATTTATCATATAAAAAAAACATCTACCAATTTATTTCCGTTAGAAATTAATTTAACGGATGAAGAGGTAGATTGTTTTTTTAATATAGTTAATAAATTAGAACAAGGATTACCCTTGGCTTATGTAATTAATTCAAAATACTTTTTTGAAAATACTTTTTATGTTAATGAAAATGTTTTAATTCCTAGACTTGAGACTGAACTAATTGTAGAAGAAGTATTGAATTTAGATTTAAAAAATAAAACCCTATTTGATATTTGTACAGGATCGGGTTGCATTGGAATTAGTTTAAAGTTGAAAGAATCAACTTTAAACTTAATCTTGTCAGACATTTCAAACGAAAGTTTAGAAGTTTGTAAAAGAAACTTAAAATCATTTGGTCTAGAAGCACAAATTTTTCAAGCAGATTATTTAGAGGTTTTTGATAAATCAAATCAAAAACCTGACATTATAACAATTAACCCTCCCTATATTGACAAGGAAGATGAAAATGTTGACATGCAAACCTTAAAAAATGAACCACATTTGGCTTTGTTTGCAGAAAATAAAGGCCTATATTTTTACGAAACTTTATTTTCTAAATTAGAATATTTGTTTAATCTAAACGATGATTTAAAAATAGTTTGTGAATTTGGTTTTGAACAAAAAGATATTCTAGAAAGACAATTTAAAAATTTAGGAGTAAAATATAAAATAGATTTTAAAAAAGATTATTTTAATAATTGAAGGTATTTTGTAATAAGCAATTAA
- the prfA gene encoding peptide chain release factor 1: MNKKTIEALEVILKRFQTIDLELQKEENLTDIKLMTELNRERAQLEETALKYVEYKRVQTDISDAKEILEAEKDADMRELAKAQLDEGHEQEEKIEEELELLLLPKDPNDDKNVIFEIRGAAGGDEANIFAGDLFRMYSRYAERTGWKIEVLDQNESAAGGFSLISFMLKGDKVYSKMKFESGSHRVQRVPKTESKGRIQTSTATVAVLPEVSDVEVEIKSVDLRIDTYRSSGAGGQHVNTTDSAVRITHIPTGVVAASQDGRSQHDNKEKAMTMLRARIYEAELEKQQAESASMRKSAVGTGARSEKIRTYNYAQNRVTDHRVNLTLNKLDQVMDGNIDEILTELVNNEQKELIAQQIESNS; encoded by the coding sequence ATGAATAAAAAAACTATAGAGGCATTAGAGGTTATCTTAAAACGTTTCCAAACAATTGATTTGGAACTACAAAAAGAAGAAAACCTAACAGACATAAAACTAATGACAGAATTAAATAGAGAAAGAGCTCAATTAGAAGAAACTGCTTTAAAGTATGTTGAATATAAAAGAGTTCAAACAGATATAAGTGACGCTAAAGAAATTTTAGAAGCTGAAAAAGATGCTGATATGAGAGAACTTGCAAAAGCACAACTTGATGAAGGTCACGAACAAGAAGAAAAAATTGAAGAGGAACTTGAATTATTACTTCTTCCAAAAGATCCAAATGATGACAAAAACGTTATTTTTGAAATCAGAGGAGCTGCTGGTGGGGATGAAGCTAACATCTTTGCAGGTGATTTGTTTAGAATGTATTCAAGATATGCAGAAAGAACTGGATGAAAAATTGAAGTTCTAGATCAAAACGAATCTGCAGCTGGTGGATTCAGTTTAATATCATTTATGCTAAAAGGTGACAAAGTATATTCAAAAATGAAATTTGAATCTGGAAGTCACAGGGTACAACGTGTACCAAAAACTGAATCAAAAGGAAGAATTCAAACATCAACTGCAACTGTTGCTGTATTGCCAGAAGTAAGTGATGTTGAAGTTGAAATTAAATCAGTAGATTTAAGAATTGACACTTACAGATCAAGTGGAGCTGGTGGACAACACGTTAATACAACAGATTCTGCTGTAAGAATTACACATATCCCAACAGGAGTTGTTGCGGCATCACAAGATGGTAGAAGTCAACATGACAACAAAGAAAAAGCAATGACAATGTTAAGGGCAAGAATTTATGAAGCTGAACTTGAAAAACAACAAGCAGAATCTGCAAGTATGAGAAAGTCTGCTGTAGGTACTGGTGCTAGAAGTGAAAAAATTAGAACTTACAACTATGCACAAAATAGGGTAACAGACCACAGAGTTAATTTAACTTTAAACAAGTTAGACCAAGTTATGGATGGAAACATTGATGAAATTCTTACAGAACTTGTAAATAATGAACAAAAAGAATTAATTGCACAACAAATTGAAAGTAACTCATAA
- a CDS encoding thymidine kinase — protein MSYRINPKSKRGWIELITGCMFAGKTEEFIRRLQRYKYAKQDVLVFKPKIDDRYSKNDVQSHSGMSIKSIPVASSEELREYVFAQEHVDIIGVDEVQFMDTGIVDILSEIADQGIIVIANGLDKDYRNNPFRNVDKLLVQAEYVDKLTSICHSCGGNANRTQRIVDGVPAKLNEPLVVISANEKYEARCRHCYIEPS, from the coding sequence ATGAGTTACAGAATAAATCCAAAATCTAAAAGAGGTTGAATAGAGTTAATTACTGGTTGTATGTTTGCAGGTAAAACTGAAGAGTTTATAAGAAGGTTGCAAAGATACAAATATGCAAAACAAGATGTACTTGTCTTTAAACCAAAAATTGATGACAGATATTCAAAGAATGATGTTCAATCACATTCAGGTATGAGTATAAAATCAATCCCAGTAGCTTCAAGTGAAGAGTTAAGAGAATATGTTTTTGCTCAAGAGCATGTTGATATTATTGGTGTAGATGAAGTGCAATTTATGGATACAGGAATAGTTGATATTCTTTCAGAAATAGCAGACCAAGGAATAATAGTTATTGCAAACGGTTTAGACAAAGATTACAGAAATAACCCTTTTAGAAATGTGGATAAACTTTTAGTTCAAGCAGAGTATGTTGACAAGTTAACTTCAATATGTCACTCTTGTGGTGGAAATGCAAATAGAACTCAAAGAATAGTTGATGGAGTTCCTGCAAAATTAAATGAACCTTTAGTTGTAATTTCTGCAAATGAAAAGTATGAAGCAAGGTGTAGACATTGTTATATAGAACCAAGTTAG